The Pithys albifrons albifrons isolate INPA30051 chromosome 5, PitAlb_v1, whole genome shotgun sequence genomic interval cttcttattttgtatttttttaaatgaaagagtCTTATGATACTTTTTTAGTGGTATAACAATTTATATAATAAGAGCTATTCCACCCTGTAAAGAATGCTCCTTCTAAACTAGGGTGTGCTGTAGTAGTCTTTAACAGGGCTCTGACCTGAGTCAATATTTGCTTCAGATCCTGTATTTTAATACATAATTTAACAATTATTTCATAGTAAGAATAGGGCCCTCACAGCATGAGAAGAGTAACAAACCTGTTTCGTTTAATTTCTGGTTAAACCAAGGATCAGTTTTGGAAGGGATTTTACCATATAGTAATGTCAGGTAGTTCATTGCTGTGTATTTTTGGTATGTGGCATTGGCATGCTCTGATCTGCCTGAGATGTGTTCCAGGGCATAGTCCTGACAGGGCAACAAAATGCACtccctgtttttgttttcccttgttACATAGTAACAGAAGTGATGCCCCATCCCACTTGGCTCAGCTTGCCAAAATAATTCACGTTTTCGTGTAATTATTTGGTAGCAGAAGATTAAAGTTTAGGTTGAGAACTACATCTCACCCAAGATTAAAGTCATAATATTACCACAAGCCCATTTCTTTCAACTAGTCTACCATTCTGTAGAACTGCTGAAAAAGCAGTACCAAATCCCTGTAAACTACAAAGATGGTCTTGTCTGCTCTTTGGATAGGGGCAAGGATCAGTGGGAATGGTGGGAATAGACACTGCAAATGCCACAAGAGCAGGGACACACCTATTTACAGTGAGATGGCTTGGACTCTGATGTGACTCTTAGCAAAACTTCTAACGTTATCTAGCTGTGTTTTGAACAGGTGTTTTGCAGAATAGCCATGCTTGCTCAAAACTGTTCTTAATGTATGGAACATGAGAGCTTTTTTTGACACCCTGTCTGAGTCAAACTTGAAAACCTGAAGGTAAGGATCTAAATTATCTCATTCTGCATAGAGAAGTTCAACATGCCATGGTTAGCTCGGTGATTGGAAGTTGGCTTGTTTGTCGAGGTAATACACAGTAATGGTATTGTGCATAAAAGCACAAAGTGAGGGTTTCTggaccaaaaccaaaaccacctgATTCGCTCCATTACAGTCTGTATGTTACTGACTCCCAGGCAGCCCTTGTACTTGCCTTTGACTTTACAGGGACTTCAGAAGAGACCCCTACCTAGAGTTTTTGCAGGGAACAGAAGCAAATTAAGATTATTTAACAAGAGCAAGTGCCAGACAGCTGCATTTTTTATTAGGCAGGTATAATTTAGCAACTGAGTAAGCATTCCTCTTGGTGAAAGCTTCCTCTATAGTTAGTTCCTCACTTAGTATCTTTCCAGTAggaacaaaaatacagaaaggagtcactgaaaagaaatggaacaGGGTGAATCACTAAGGGCAAGTGGCAAATTTTCAGGTGTTCCTGCATTGGTGTGCAGGAATTGAGTGCCAGTCATTGAGAAAGTAATATGTTCTCAAAGGAACATCAAATGAGAAGATGGAAAGGAGAAGCGCTGCATTTCAGTGCAGTCAGGTCACTTTTTTGACAAGACTGGCAATCCTCAAAAtgcaagggcatggagtgaagCAGAAATCCTTGGGGTTTTCTAATGTCTGTGCCAGCATTCCTTCTCTTTCTAGAGTTGAACAATAAAATTTCAACCATCACAGACGAGCCTGCTAAAGCATTCTGGGATTTAGCAAAATGATTTTTGGAGCTGGGAAATTGTTTATAAACCAGACAGCAAGGGAATTAATGTCCTTTCAAAAGCGTACCCATCCTGATTCAGAGAactgatgtatttatagaacCTTGCATTCAACCTCCTGAACTTGAGCTTAAAGATTCAATGTCCACATCCCCACAATATGCCTTTAGAAACCTCACAGATACACTGCATGTTAAAATATGCCTTTCTCTGAGGCAAATATGCCTTGGAGTTGTGATACAGCATTGTTAAGAAAAGATAAGGAAAGAGCCCatgtaattttgttttacaaGAGGAGATCAAAAGTGTCTCAGCATTAAGGCTTTTAAGAAATATTCCTCTGGAATTTTTAAAGTTACTAATTGTACAAATAAAGAGATTATGTAAAAATTGAGTTAATGTTCCCAGGAGCTTAATTCCAattccagcacaggcagtgagGAAGAATAAAGGGAAGTTTTTCACAGTGATTAATAAATCGTCTAtttaaagaagaagaaaaaaagttgaCATCcaatcattttatttttatcaatgTATATAGTGCATCTATCACCAAGTATTTTTAGATACATGAacaacagaaatttaaaaacacataaaatactGACTCCAAGTGGACAAACTTAACAAATAATAATGAAGAAACCCTTTGTGGTTCAGGTGTAtcaaagagattttaaaaataaaaacacaaaattaacAGCACTAAAGCTATTCAATAGTAATGTAAAGCTATATAATCATGTCCCAGAGTATCAGCACACTTACTCAATTCAGCTTTATTAGCACCTTGGTACTAGTTGCTGAATGGCTCCCAATTACTATTACATTACCAACACCAGATGTCAatgatacaatttttttaagcaatatgCAAAAGGCTCTTTTTCCGGCCAGCAGTTTTTTAGATAAAATGTACAATAaacagagagatgaaaaagtACTTGCTATTTAAGTTTCTAACACTTAATTGCTATGTTATCTGTACTGTAAGAAATTCTTCAATATTGTTGGCAACTGGAGTTGTGGAACAAGATGCAGTCTAGCTCTTCCTATGTAATTTCGGATACATAGTCGACAGAGCTGACAAAGAGAAGATGGTGTGGCTGCAAACAACAAAGAAAGGAGTTTAATTGCACAACTATAAAAGCCAGGACTTTGTCTTACATCAGTCTTGCACagtaatgagatttttttttaaaaaagtcacattttgaaaatttggcctttttcttatttccttgtCCTTCATTGCCTTTCTGTCCTCAAAGATAAAGACTGGGGCTGctgaaatactaaaaaaaagtaaggtcagtgtttttaaattgaaaaatctGCTCCCAGAAAATAGCTGATGTCAATAACTTTAAAAACTGCCgggtggtgtttttttgtttttcttttttattattcagaGAACAGGTGACATACCTGCTACAGCAGTACAAGCTGCACTACTGGTGCATCACTGCAACAAGAATAAGCAGGCAAAATACCTTGAGATCCTGGATCATGTTTAGTGATCTTACTAGTTCATCCTAATGCCTTTATCCCTCTGCCCCCCACTCCCTCAGAATCAACATTGCTGTTTTCTCTGGACAATAAAAAATTCATATGTGTTTCAtgccaattatttttttttgacatttgcTCTGACTTTCAAGAATAGTACTAGTCTTTGTAAATGTTTGGAAACCAACAGTTTTTAAAGGGGTTTTGCTAATAGCATTCAGACTACAGAGTTGTTTTCTTGAGGAAAACATGAATCAGGTTTACTCATCAGTTCACCTCTAAAGAGATGCCCATGGTTAATGAAAtagtttctttctcttgtggctTATTTTTACATTACACATAAGTCAGTCTGGACAAATCCAGTTCCCTTAGGgatattctctctctctccaaggCAACAGACCTTTAAGAGTTTTGAGGGACTCTTAAATGTCAACTCCTATTTCTCAGGTTCTTacaatttcataaaaaaaatttagaaaatgaaactttttatGCTTTTTGATCACAATCAAAATAATGTCCTTTATAtgcactttaaaatatatttttacaaatattgTGACAGCTGACCagaatgaaatatatttttaatctgaaatttaaatactgtttctttttaacaagGTCTGTAAAAGTCAATAAAAATGTAGCTTTAATGTCTACTTGTGTAAACACCTAACAAACAGGATTATACTTTTTTGGCTTGTATAAATTCTGATGCTGCTTGGTCAATGGCTCTGGCCTATGACTAAATATTCCTGAGTATTTTTAtagttgaaaaagaaattacccGAATGCTAATATATTCATTTCATAAAGCACCATGTAGCTTCTATAACATGGGTTGTTTAGGTTGTTgggttgtgggggttttgttggaaAAACACAGATGTAAAACTTACATTCATGGAAGAGCAGCAGTCTCTCCACTAAACTGCTTGGAGCAGCTAAATCAACAGGCCTctcaaaatctgaatttttggCATTTATGTCTGCCCCAAATTCAAGGAGTAAGTTTACGATCTCTGTACTAGTATGCTGGGCAGCAGCATGGAGTGGAGTTTGcaaatgctttcctttctgcACATTGGCACCTGGTGGGTAGATGCACATAAAGAGATGTCAGAAGAGATTGTCATTGAGTAAAGATGAggctacaaaacaaacaaaaactctcAATGTCCTAGAATGCAACAGTGCATTTAGCCACTGTATTAATTCTATTGCATAGAACTATAGCTAATCATATCAATAGGCTTTTTTTATCTTATATTTTATTACCTAAGTACAACTagataaacagaaaaatcaaatcaGGTCACATGAGCATCATTGTTGCCCTAATTATAAAAAGTAGTTTTTTGTACACATTTAAGAAAATTTGCACtacataaaaattattctttccttattttgaaaaaaaaatcactgaattgAAATTTTGTATGTGTATATTCATAAGTACACCAACTCAACAAGGAATGCAGCTATGATGCtttataatttttcatgtgTTGAAGCTGGCAAAAGGTTTGAAATAGACTCCCATCCCATCCAACCTAgatcaaggattttttttttataaaggaCTTAAAGTGTCAAGAAAGCttatagggggaaaaaaactcatACCATTAATTCTCCCAACTCATTGAATTCTAATTATTACACTTTTGTATTAATAAGGAATTGttaacttattttaaattaaaagtgaTTAAATTATTGTACAATAATGCATTCACATTCAAGAAAAATATCTATACAAGAGTTAAACCAAACTAGCCAGTATAGAAGAATTTCCCTTACTGGCAAGGTTTATTCCCCTAAAACTGAATTTATCCCAACAGTTTTCTAGACTATTCTAGCAGAAGAGAAACCCTGACTTCTTGAGAGAGATTTACTGATCTTGTGAGACCAAAATTAGCTCTGTACCAATTTTACTCCCCAAATCAACAGTTTTTGACTTTTAAATTCCCATTTGGGCAAAATAACTTAATGATGTCACAGGCCTAGCAATTAGATTTGAAGCCTGACTAACTCACTGGTCTCAATATTAACAATTTGAGAATACTTCCACAGTACTGTTTTCTTGCTTATTTCACTGTCTATTTGCTTCTCAACTTCTAATTCATTCTCATAAaccaataaaatattaaaaaaaattagacaaATAAGTAGTTATTTGTATTCTCCATTTACATGTCCTTTTCTACTCCAGGAAATGGGCAAATGTAGAATCTGCCCTTCTACCACTCTTTCTTATGTATGGTAGTATTTGAATCCAAAAATACGATAATTATACTTTTGCTGTTCTTAAACATAAAAATTCTTGACATAGGATAATTAATCATCCAAGGAGACTGACTCAATGAGAAGCAATTTAACTGTTTGTTTAAGTTCTAAATATAGCATGCAATCAACTAGAAAAACAATTCTGGTGCAGTGATAGCAAGGCTGAATTattcatatatacatatttttgttCATTGTGCCGCAGGACATGAAAGCCCTGTATGTCATTACCTGAAACGTAGCAAATGATCCTGTAGCTATGCCCCCTTTCGCTGGACTTGTGCTGAAACAGAACAAACCTCCAACATGTCTTTCCCATtgattaaataaataatgaaatttagGAAATTTTGAAATTTAGGATCAAATGCCTTTTACCTCACCTCTTCCCTCAGCAACTCAGCCTCTCTGCCTTGTGAAAAGACCaatcagaatattctgaagAATGAAAATGTGTGGGACTACATTGCTAAAATAGCTCTGTTGAAATTTAAATGATTACTATATAAAATTCCTTTCTCAAAGCTGATTTTTTACCCTTGTTTTTCCTACAGAACATGAACACCTACAAAGCTGTAATAGCTGCTAAAAATGGTGAACATCCATTCTTACTGGTCTTGCTTCCTTTTTCACTCATATGCTCACTATAACACCAAAAAATGAAAGTTATAGGaatttattataaaaaaacATGCATTACAGCATAAAATTTGAAGTAGCGCCCTGCAAGCAAGTATTCTAATTCCACTGACTGAGCAGAGCTGATTTTAAAGGCAAGTACAGTATGCTTATTTTACAGACTAGTAATAGTTTTGTTTAAATCGTGACATACCTGCATAAAGAAGCTTTCTAATACAATGGATCTGCTGTGAAACACAAGCTACATAGAGAGGTGTTCCTAAATGTGGAAGGTCTTGGTCAACATCTATACCCCAGGATATCAGTACCTCCAGACATTCGCTGTGACCTTTCAATACAAAGAACAACAGGGTTTGCTCTCTTCAATAAGCAGTCTCATAGACAAAACTGCACATATTCCTTAATGCTGTTAGTGAGACATTGGtccactgctccatgtttatgcAGCAGGTAATTTCTTACCTCTGCTGGCTGCTTCATGAGTTGGCGATGGCAGACAAGACTCCCACTGGGCTTTGGCACCGTACTGTAACAGGAGCTCAGCACATGCTGCACTGCCTCTTGAACAGGCATTAAATAAAGGTGTCACTCCATCAATTGTTGTGGCATTTACCTAGAATATATAAAGTCTATTTAAGAACAGAATTGAAAGAAACGTAGACTTTTAAACAGGAAATAGTTAGAAATTGCATTAAAATACCAAAAACAATCACTAGTTAGAATTACAGTTTAACTGACCAGTCCCTGTGCTACTGTCTTCCTCATACCAGTCCTCTCAGTTGAAATTAGTTTACTTATATTCTTGTTAAACTACATTGAATAAACCAAAATATACCAGGAGTACTAAAGAGCACACATTGACATTTGGGTAGTAAACAATTTTCAAAAGTCATTGCACAGATCTTGTTTCAGTGACACAGAAAATCAACACTTTGATAGTAACAGGTTAACAAGGACCTTCTCTTCACAGCTCTGGCAAGTCCCTATTAAATGTGACAGttatttgtaattttcttctgtagttTTAGTCTCCATGTTGGAATGATATTTTACAGGATGGTGGCAAAGCTAATAGCATAGGCTCACTGTTTTATACCAACCTCATCACCTCACTGGTTAACTGAGTATTTCCAGTGCGAGAGAATAAGGGGAGAAACTAGGCAAGTTTGTGAGGGCTAATAATACTAAAGGAAAGAGCACAGGTGTTAGGAGAGGGCTCCTTCCAGGACTCTCAGCTATCCTCTTTCAtgaacccccaaacccaccaaaaccatTACAAgtactaaaaataaatcaggtGTGAAAATGAACAGTTTTATCTAAAGTGTCTATAGTTTTCTACCTTTAGAATCCTTGTGCTAGCTAAAGTGGAGAGgaactgtttttcaaaatatcttatgtttgggattttttttttgtaataaaataaacatattctAAATGGTTTTGAAACCTAAATTATAAGGGCAGtaaatatttccattacaaAGAGCAGAGACTTGGGAAGCTATGCATTTGAACTCTGATGTCAGCAGAACTTGTAGTGAAAGCGATCtataaaaatctcatttttgttATGGGATAAAAGATAAGACAACCTATGTCAGTACAGAATAGAGGCAGTGCTTTTTTTGTACTCAGACCAAAAAATTTTAAGAGCACAGTGCAGTGTGACAACAGATATTCTGAAGATTAAAAGAACAGTCTCCTGAGAGCCactcaaaacaaaagaaacccagTAAAGGAGAGGAATGCATTTCACATTTTAGAAGAGAAATAACACATGAACACATGAATAACAGATTTTCTCCAATTCATTACTCTGTCTCAGTTTCCGCCCATCACTTTCCTTTGCTAGTATTCAGATGGCAGCTCATTGTAATTAAATGAGATGAACACAACCCACAGGATGAGTAGAGAGAAAtaccaattaaaaataaaaatcaacgAACATACCCTTTTCAGTTAGACCACAATTAGCATTGGACTTTatactaaaaaaattaaaaacccaaaGCCTTACATTTGCTCCTGCTTCAAGGAGGATTCTTGCACATCCTACATGATCTCCCAGGCAGGCTTCATGAAGTGGAGTTACTTGGTCGATTGTTAGTGTGTCTACATTGTAGCCCTAAAAGAGATGTGAATGACATTTAAAGATCATACAAAAGCTATTAAGAGACGTTCCCTCACACTACTGTTAATATGAATAGTTTACAATAATGTAGATAAGCTTAAAACTTAACTTCCAATAAGTAAATCCTCAGTAAGCATATAGAGTCTTTCATTAATCAGTGTACAAcagaataaaagcttttttcttttttataaaaaatattccaaTTAGTTATATGGACAAAACTTTAACTGTGAGGACAATGGAACCCTGAGAAAGGAGTTCACAGACATTGGTGCATCTCCACTCTTGGTGATCTTTAAAACACAATGAGGACCTAAGTGTAAACTCTCCTGTTTGaatgattctctgatttaaGGTTTGAAATATTCAAAACCATGAATTTtagcaaagaaaacatttagtGGATTGATAAAATCATCAAGCCCTTGAAAATTTTTGCAGTACATGTTGCTTGATTCTTAAGAACTAATAATTTTATCTATTTCAGTTCATGAAATGGGATCTGTAGTATAATTAGTCAATATTAAAACAGCTGAAAGGACAATACTGTAATATTAAAATTTAGCAATTTACAGCCTCTCCCTTGGCTattaacaaaatattatttttattttaatgacaaCTATGAAAAACCTATAATCTTTCAGTGATTCTTCCTGTTAACTAGTATCTTCCTGGAGTACAAGTCCcgtgaggagcagctgaaggagctgtggttggtcagcctggaggaggctcaggggaaacTTTATGGCTCTCTACAACTGCCCGAAAGTTGTAGTGgggtggggttggtctcttttcccaagcAATATGCAGTAGAACAAGAGCACACAGCCTTAAGCTGcgccagaggaggtttaggttggacataGGAAGAAGTtccttacagagagagtgatcggacattggaatgggctgcccagggaggtcatagagtcactgtccctggaggtgtttaaggaaagactggacgtggcacttggtgccataGTCCAGTAGGCAgggtggtgttcagtcaaagaTTGGACTCAACGATCCCAGAGGTCTATTCCAACCtagctgattctatgattttgtgattcctGACAAGCTCTGTTTACCCAAGGTCTTAAAGTAGAGGAGCTACCTTGATTTATAGCATGCAAGAGGAGAAGATATACTTTAGACACAACTTTTGGtaagttttgcttcttttttggGAGGGAGGTTAAAAGTTacagaggaaatattttaaatacttatacattttaatatgaaaaatcCCTACATTGCTCTGAAAATTTCAAGtgaagaaatgcaaagaaagcatACTAAATCTGCATTTATAATCTATGATGAGAAATTAggtaacattaaaaataaaagcaattgtAAGAACACAGCCTTCACCTGTGACAATAAAGTCTTTAGAGAAAGAAGACGTCCTTGACTGGCTGCCTCATGCAAAGGTGAGCGATCTGCCCAAGAACCTATATAATAAcaacatttatttaataaacCATATGAATTATAAgaggtttggaatgcacagagcaaagcagaaagtATAATGCACAGAATGAAGTCAATTGttctatgaaattaatttttcctcgTTAGAGACTATACTTCAAATGATCAATTTCTAAACAATAAAAACAGCTCTATTATTAATGGCAAACATATCTAATAAATGATTATGTggtacagagaaaaaatattgaGATATTGATTTCAGTAATCTGATTTAGTAAATTCATCAATTACCATATTTTCCACTTCTATTTTtgcattgtttatttttaatacaagtaATATAACTTATTTTTGTAGCTGGTATATAAACATTATTTGAACTTACACCAGACAAAATCCTGCCTGAAGAAGTCAGGAAGAAGCTGATGTATATGAAAATCCTTATGTGTGATAAGATTAATTTGAAGTTACTACACAAGTGCAAGGAGAGAAATACAGCAAAACCACACTTAAACAATTATTacagtagaaataaaatattaagttCTAATTCCATAAGCTATTAGGCCTAAAACCAATTAGATATGCTTACTGTAAaagctggcttttttttttcatgccttTATCACccaaaaaaaggaaggagaaaaacataACAGAAACCCAACAACAACCCTGTCTTCACACACATACCCTCCTGTAACTCCCAGCCCAGGTTCCAAAATAATCCTGCAGCTCTTGGTGAAGGACCCACCCTTTCCTCTAGAAGACTAGATACTGACAGGTCCCTTCTAGCCATTCAGGGTTGCAGGCATAGCTGATACTGATTTATTGCATGAATTTTGTAAATCGAGTCTTGAGAGACTGTACAAGGAAGAACCATCTTCAAAATGTATTATGAATTAGCAGTATTTATTCCTGTAAGAAGAAAATCACTGGAACTGTACAATACTAATACAATCCTGTGAGTTATACCAAGCCCTCCAAAATCCCAGAAGAAACATGGAGAGAATTAACTAAGTATGATGAACTGGTAACATCAGCAGATGAATCTTCAGTGCGTAAAGGTATTTATTTGACTTTGTCCCTTGCAGTGGATGGGAACTGCCTACAGAGCCAGTTACTGCATTTTAGTGACAAGACAATGGATCTTAAACGAGAAGGCTATTGCTCAGTCACTGGCAATTATCAGTCTCTAAGATAACTACACACCAGAAAAAGACTCTATTTCTGTTTCCTATTGGACCCCTTCTGTTCACTAGCCTGTTTCAGAAAGTACACTTTTGGTTACTAtaaacaacccccccaaatcACATGAAGAATGACTGAAAAGATTAAAGCTCCTCtacctgaaaataaaatcaagggATAGTTAAAAACATGTGAAATAGCACACAATAGGAAAATTTAGATAAAACCTTCATTTTCTTAGAGGTGTTAGTGAATGAAGCTAAAACTTACAGACATAAGACTGCATCGTAGAGAACATATACTTTGACTTTGTAAATCAGTACTACTGAATACTATTGACAtcaaaaatgcagcaaaataaaagcacagcTGGGTACTTAAATTATCATAAAACTACATGAAGCTGATCACAGAAGTTAAAAAGTATGAGAGTAAGACTTTATAaacctgattttaaaaatgcagggAGATTTCTATTATGTCAGCGTATCCTGTATGTGTGAAGCTCCTTGTGCTCTTTGATCTGTTGGAGTGGATGGACCATTGGCAGATCTAGTTTCCAATACTCTGTCAGAGTTATTTCCCCTAAGCTCTGATTATCTGTGTGTGCATATACATACACGTGCACACACATCATTCCTTGTACTTTTTTACTTCAGGTTTATTTAATGCAACATTTTGAAACTCTTATTGTTAGTCAGAAtaacaactaaaaaaaccccaaacacataAGTGATTGGGATTTTAAAGGCTACTATACCACAAAAAACAGAGTTCAGAAATTTTGAAAAGACTCAATTTTGACAAAACACCAGTATTTTCTCTGTCATCCTAATAAACTCAAATAGATTCGGTCTACTGTAGTAGAATACACTGATGTGAGTAATCACTATCAGTATTTTCATCAAACCCTAACCCTTCTTCTGCAGTAGTACCTGAATAAGCATTTGACTTATTCTAATTCAAATGCATAAAATCCATTAAGTtctcctgctggcagctgcaaagaattcctaaaaaaaaaaaaaaaaaaaaaaaaaaaaattgaactcTGTATTTAGATGttccttttggtattttttcccttgtctcTATAGACGAGAACACCTCTCTCTTGACAGTTTATCTGACtcaagggggggggggggaaagaattATATAGAAAAGCATCTTGTAAAATTGTGTAATGAAGTTTTTTTGCCCATTAAATACACTCACACTTTGGATATTTTTGTAGCCCTGTATAAACAGAACAAAGATGCCTGTAGGATCTGAAAACAACAATTTTCcacctttctttccttcacttcCTTCCCCCTTGGATTGACCAGAAGAAGTCTGCTAATTAGTGACATTTGAGAATCAAATGATGCCAGATCCCATTGTAGGCTGTGTTTTGCACAAAGACCTATCTTATATCCTTATTTTCATATAGAGGCATCTGGCAGCTAGCTGTTTCTGATAAATTCTTTAAATACAAAATGCTTGTATCATCTCTACTACAAATAAAATCTATAAGAAAatgttgcagaaatattttgtgacaaccaaatttggaagaaaaaatcaCATTCCAACTGATTTGTCAATATACACAGTAATTCATCATTAAATGCTACAGGGGCAACAATATGTTCAAAATAAATGCACATCACAAATGAACATCAAGAGTGTCTTACAATCTTTGCTAGATTGCTGCCTTTTGCTAATCCACAAACTTATTATGTCTCTCACTTAGAAAGTAACAATAAGAATATAAACAAGacactttttcatttattagtGTCTGTAACAG includes:
- the ASB5 gene encoding ankyrin repeat and SOCS box protein 5 isoform X1; amino-acid sequence: MTVIEESRPFAQQLSNVYFTILSLFCFKLFVKISLAILSHFYIVKGNRKEAARIAAEFYGVPQGQGSWADRSPLHEAASQGRLLSLKTLLSQGYNVDTLTIDQVTPLHEACLGDHVGCARILLEAGANVNATTIDGVTPLFNACSRGSAACAELLLQYGAKAQWESCLPSPTHEAASRGHSECLEVLISWGIDVDQDLPHLGTPLYVACVSQQIHCIRKLLYAGANVQKGKHLQTPLHAAAQHTSTEIVNLLLEFGADINAKNSDFERPVDLAAPSSLVERLLLFHESTPSSLCQLCRLCIRNYIGRARLHLVPQLQLPTILKNFLQYR
- the ASB5 gene encoding ankyrin repeat and SOCS box protein 5 isoform X2, with amino-acid sequence MTTNTALQRSQNLPKRRLESIGECPAKRKASWGILTSQGSWADRSPLHEAASQGRLLSLKTLLSQGYNVDTLTIDQVTPLHEACLGDHVGCARILLEAGANVNATTIDGVTPLFNACSRGSAACAELLLQYGAKAQWESCLPSPTHEAASRGHSECLEVLISWGIDVDQDLPHLGTPLYVACVSQQIHCIRKLLYAGANVQKGKHLQTPLHAAAQHTSTEIVNLLLEFGADINAKNSDFERPVDLAAPSSLVERLLLFHESTPSSLCQLCRLCIRNYIGRARLHLVPQLQLPTILKNFLQYR
- the ASB5 gene encoding ankyrin repeat and SOCS box protein 5 isoform X3, which translates into the protein MSRIYNCNWLEVPWGDGDLGSWADRSPLHEAASQGRLLSLKTLLSQGYNVDTLTIDQVTPLHEACLGDHVGCARILLEAGANVNATTIDGVTPLFNACSRGSAACAELLLQYGAKAQWESCLPSPTHEAASRGHSECLEVLISWGIDVDQDLPHLGTPLYVACVSQQIHCIRKLLYAGANVQKGKHLQTPLHAAAQHTSTEIVNLLLEFGADINAKNSDFERPVDLAAPSSLVERLLLFHESTPSSLCQLCRLCIRNYIGRARLHLVPQLQLPTILKNFLQYR